The following proteins come from a genomic window of Miscanthus floridulus cultivar M001 chromosome 2, ASM1932011v1, whole genome shotgun sequence:
- the LOC136537791 gene encoding probable CoA ligase CCL12 isoform X2 yields MAASARGSVWEIQPGDVEAAGLAAAGAVAFLAALRSAAGSGATRDAVWAAVAAAGVLRPDHPHALHQLVYYSAYAGWDRDARGPPPYWFPSPIDCKQTNLGRLMEANGPKLLGSSYKDPISSLSHFYRFSVENQEAYWSMVLKQLAVNFKQEPRSILSTSDRSKKGGTWFQGAVLNIAECCLLPCPSLKRTDDSTAIIWRDEGLDDYPVNHMSLKELRTQVITVAHALDAMFEKGDRIAIDMPMTYNAVIIYLAIILGGFVVVSIADSFAPQEIGSRMGVSKAKAIFTQDFIVRGGKKVPLYSRVVQGTSSKAVVIPAIGDSLGIMLRNGDMSWKDFLSRAAGRSSSYSPVYQSVDALTNILFSSGTTGEPKAIPWTQLSPIRCASDTWAHLDVRPCDIGCWPTNLGWVMGPIIIYSCFLTGATLALYHGSPLGRDFCKFVQDAGVTVLGSVPSLVKSWKAGNCAEGLDWTKIRVLGTTGEASDIDDNLWLTSRASYKPIVECCGGTELASSYIQGSLLRPQVFGAFSGASMSTGFVILDEQGTPYQLRRHGDVIQRTVGGYYIVQGRADDTMNLGGIKTSSVEIERVCNRADECLLETAAVSIKPSGGGPEHLAILAVLKDRSAQYDVNLLKRKFQTAIQKNLNPLFKVSYVKVVPEFPRTASNKLLRRVLRDQLAQELSNRSKL; encoded by the exons ATGGCGGCGAGCGCGAGGGGGAGCGTGTGGGAGATCCAGCCGGGCGACGTGGAGGCCGCGGGGCTCGCCGCAGCCGGCGCGGTCGCGTTCCTCGCCGCGCTCCGCTCCGCCGCGGGCTCGGGAGCCACGCGGGACGCCGTGTGGGCGGCGGTGGCCGCGGCGGGGGTGCTGCGGCCGGACCACCCGCATGCGCTCCACCAGCTCGTCTACTACTCCGCCTACGCCGGGTGGGACCGCGACGCCCGGGGCCCGCCGCCGTACTGGTTCCCGTCGCC AATTGACTGTAAGCAAACAAACCTGGGGAGATTGATGGAAGCAAATGGACCAAAGCTGTTAGGATCATCATACAAGGACCCTATATCAAGTCTTAGCCACTTTTACAGGTTTTCCGTAGAGAACCAAGAG GCCTACTGGTCAATGGTGCTAAAGCAACTCGCAGTCAATTTTAAACAAGAACCAAGATCAATTCTAAGTACATCAGATAGATCAAAGAAAGGGGGGACATGGTTTCAAGGTGCAGTGCTCAACATTGCTGAATGTTGTCTGCTGCCTTGTCCTTCCCTGAAGAGGACAGATGACAGTACAGCTATCATCTGGAGGGATGAAGGCCTTGATGATTATCCAGTGAACCATATGTCACTGAAGGAGCTTCGCACTCAAGTGAT AACTGTTGCACATGCCTTAGATGCCATGTTTGAGAAGGGCGACCGGATTGCAATAGACATGCCTATGACATACAATGCAGTCATCATATATTTGGCGATCATCCTTGGTGGCTTTGTTGTTGTATCTATAGCAGATAGTTTTGCGCCTCAGGAGATTGGTAGTCGTATGGGTGTCTCAAAAGCAAAAGCAATTTTTACCCAG GATTTCATTGTTAGAGGAGGGAAGAAAGTTCCACTTTACAG CCGTGTCGTACAAGGGACTTCATCTAAAGCTGTTGTGATTCCTGCGATTGGAGACTCTCTTGGAATTATGCTAAGGAATGGTGATATGTCCTGGAAAGATTTTCTTTCTCGTGCTGCTGGAAG GTCATCTTCTTATTCTCCAGTTTATCAATCTGTGGATGCACTAACTAATATACTATTTTCTTCAGGAACAACTG GGGAGCCAAAAGCAATACCGTGGACACAACTTTCTCCCATAAGATGTGCATCTGATACCTGGGCGCATTTGGATGTTCGTCCATGTGACATAGGTTGCTGGCCGACTAATCTGGGCTGGGTTATGGGACCAATAATCATATACTCATGCTTTCTAACTGGGGCAACTTTGGCTTTATATCATGGATCTCCACTTGGACGCGATTTCTGCAAATTTGTACAG GATGCTGGTGTGACTGTATTAGGAAGTGTGCCTAGCTTGGTGAAGTCATGGAAAGCTGGGAACTGTGCTGAAGGGCTTGACTGGACCAAAATCAG AGTACTGGGCACAACAGGGGAGGCTTCTGATATTGATGACAATCTGTGGCTAACTTCGCGTGCCTCATACAAGCCCATTGTTGAGTGCTGTGGGGGCACAGAGTTGGCATCCTCGTACATTCAAGGGAGTCTTTTGCGACCACAGGTCTTTGGAGCTTTTAGTGGCGCATCAATGTCCACTGGGTTTGTCATACTTGATGAACAGGGAACTCCGTAT CAACTCAGACGACATGGAGATGTAATCCAGAGGACAGTAGGTGGGTACTATATTGTACAGGGAAGGGCGGATGACACCATGAACCTTGGAGGAATTAAG ACCAGTTCAGTTGAGATAGAACGGGTATGCAACAGAGCTGACGAGTGTCTGCTAGAAACAGCAGCAGTTAGCATCAAACCTTCTGGTGGGGGGCCAGAACATCTAGCTATCTTAGCAGTGCTAAAAGATAGATCGGCCCAGTATGACGTGAATCTTCTCAAGAGGAAGTTTCAGACAGCCATTCAGAAGAACCTCAATCCTCTCTTCAAG GTGAGCTATGTCAAAGTCGTTCCTGAGTTCCCAAGAACAGCTTCGAACAAGCTGCTGAGAAGGGTTCTGAGGGATCAACTAGCGCAGGAACTCTCAAATCGCAGCAAGCTATGA
- the LOC136537791 gene encoding probable CoA ligase CCL12 isoform X1: MAASARGSVWEIQPGDVEAAGLAAAGAVAFLAALRSAAGSGATRDAVWAAVAAAGVLRPDHPHALHQLVYYSAYAGWDRDARGPPPYWFPSPIDCKQTNLGRLMEANGPKLLGSSYKDPISSLSHFYRFSVENQEAYWSMVLKQLAVNFKQEPRSILSTSDRSKKGGTWFQGAVLNIAECCLLPCPSLKRTDDSTAIIWRDEGLDDYPVNHMSLKELRTQVITVAHALDAMFEKGDRIAIDMPMTYNAVIIYLAIILGGFVVVSIADSFAPQEIGSRMGVSKAKAIFTQDFIVRGGKKVPLYSRVVQGTSSKAVVIPAIGDSLGIMLRNGDMSWKDFLSRAAGRSSSYSPVYQSVDALTNILFSSGTTGEPKAIPWTQLSPIRCASDTWAHLDVRPCDIGCWPTNLGWVMGPIIIYSCFLTGATLALYHGSPLGRDFCKFVQDAGVTVLGSVPSLVKSWKAGNCAEGLDWTKIRVLGTTGEASDIDDNLWLTSRASYKPIVECCGGTELASSYIQGSLLRPQVFGAFSGASMSTGFVILDEQGTPYPDDVPCTGEVGLFPLYFGASDRLLNADHDKVYFDGMPIYKGRQLRRHGDVIQRTVGGYYIVQGRADDTMNLGGIKTSSVEIERVCNRADECLLETAAVSIKPSGGGPEHLAILAVLKDRSAQYDVNLLKRKFQTAIQKNLNPLFKVSYVKVVPEFPRTASNKLLRRVLRDQLAQELSNRSKL; the protein is encoded by the exons ATGGCGGCGAGCGCGAGGGGGAGCGTGTGGGAGATCCAGCCGGGCGACGTGGAGGCCGCGGGGCTCGCCGCAGCCGGCGCGGTCGCGTTCCTCGCCGCGCTCCGCTCCGCCGCGGGCTCGGGAGCCACGCGGGACGCCGTGTGGGCGGCGGTGGCCGCGGCGGGGGTGCTGCGGCCGGACCACCCGCATGCGCTCCACCAGCTCGTCTACTACTCCGCCTACGCCGGGTGGGACCGCGACGCCCGGGGCCCGCCGCCGTACTGGTTCCCGTCGCC AATTGACTGTAAGCAAACAAACCTGGGGAGATTGATGGAAGCAAATGGACCAAAGCTGTTAGGATCATCATACAAGGACCCTATATCAAGTCTTAGCCACTTTTACAGGTTTTCCGTAGAGAACCAAGAG GCCTACTGGTCAATGGTGCTAAAGCAACTCGCAGTCAATTTTAAACAAGAACCAAGATCAATTCTAAGTACATCAGATAGATCAAAGAAAGGGGGGACATGGTTTCAAGGTGCAGTGCTCAACATTGCTGAATGTTGTCTGCTGCCTTGTCCTTCCCTGAAGAGGACAGATGACAGTACAGCTATCATCTGGAGGGATGAAGGCCTTGATGATTATCCAGTGAACCATATGTCACTGAAGGAGCTTCGCACTCAAGTGAT AACTGTTGCACATGCCTTAGATGCCATGTTTGAGAAGGGCGACCGGATTGCAATAGACATGCCTATGACATACAATGCAGTCATCATATATTTGGCGATCATCCTTGGTGGCTTTGTTGTTGTATCTATAGCAGATAGTTTTGCGCCTCAGGAGATTGGTAGTCGTATGGGTGTCTCAAAAGCAAAAGCAATTTTTACCCAG GATTTCATTGTTAGAGGAGGGAAGAAAGTTCCACTTTACAG CCGTGTCGTACAAGGGACTTCATCTAAAGCTGTTGTGATTCCTGCGATTGGAGACTCTCTTGGAATTATGCTAAGGAATGGTGATATGTCCTGGAAAGATTTTCTTTCTCGTGCTGCTGGAAG GTCATCTTCTTATTCTCCAGTTTATCAATCTGTGGATGCACTAACTAATATACTATTTTCTTCAGGAACAACTG GGGAGCCAAAAGCAATACCGTGGACACAACTTTCTCCCATAAGATGTGCATCTGATACCTGGGCGCATTTGGATGTTCGTCCATGTGACATAGGTTGCTGGCCGACTAATCTGGGCTGGGTTATGGGACCAATAATCATATACTCATGCTTTCTAACTGGGGCAACTTTGGCTTTATATCATGGATCTCCACTTGGACGCGATTTCTGCAAATTTGTACAG GATGCTGGTGTGACTGTATTAGGAAGTGTGCCTAGCTTGGTGAAGTCATGGAAAGCTGGGAACTGTGCTGAAGGGCTTGACTGGACCAAAATCAG AGTACTGGGCACAACAGGGGAGGCTTCTGATATTGATGACAATCTGTGGCTAACTTCGCGTGCCTCATACAAGCCCATTGTTGAGTGCTGTGGGGGCACAGAGTTGGCATCCTCGTACATTCAAGGGAGTCTTTTGCGACCACAGGTCTTTGGAGCTTTTAGTGGCGCATCAATGTCCACTGGGTTTGTCATACTTGATGAACAGGGAACTCCGTAT CCTGATGATGTACCTTGCACTGGAGAAGTGGGGCTCTTCCCTTTGTATTTTGGTGCTAGTGATCGGCTTCTCAATGCTGATCATGACAAGGTTTACTTTGATGGAATGCCCATTTATAAAGGAAGG CAACTCAGACGACATGGAGATGTAATCCAGAGGACAGTAGGTGGGTACTATATTGTACAGGGAAGGGCGGATGACACCATGAACCTTGGAGGAATTAAG ACCAGTTCAGTTGAGATAGAACGGGTATGCAACAGAGCTGACGAGTGTCTGCTAGAAACAGCAGCAGTTAGCATCAAACCTTCTGGTGGGGGGCCAGAACATCTAGCTATCTTAGCAGTGCTAAAAGATAGATCGGCCCAGTATGACGTGAATCTTCTCAAGAGGAAGTTTCAGACAGCCATTCAGAAGAACCTCAATCCTCTCTTCAAG GTGAGCTATGTCAAAGTCGTTCCTGAGTTCCCAAGAACAGCTTCGAACAAGCTGCTGAGAAGGGTTCTGAGGGATCAACTAGCGCAGGAACTCTCAAATCGCAGCAAGCTATGA
- the LOC136537792 gene encoding lipid phosphate phosphatase delta-like: protein MEAAAVVGLGAGSGAGLTRWQAAALAAVAGWVWAASFYDLTRRTRALVQPWVTRRVHAETAAILRFQRLLEHKLLDNFFSVLSCVVSVPFYTGFLPLLFWSGHGKLARQMTLLMAFCDYLGNSVKDMVSAPRPCSPPVRRVTATEDEKENAMEYGLPSSHALNTVCLMGYLLHYVLTYGEHGSVIVAAGLSLAFVLVTLVAIARIYLGMHSLTDVVAGIGFGIVILAFWLVVDDHVDAFIVSGKNVATFWAGLSLLMCFAYPKPEFPTPSFDYHAAFNGVAFGIVYGIQQTYFHFHTPDAPLIFSAQLPLRTFAGRVLVGIPTILVVKFCSKALSKWLLPVMCSTLGIPIVSSCYVPALKVDSSSKNKQVAGYLQRLFSHFPQKAYDVDTGIRFVQYSGLAWSVVDLVPAIFAHLNL, encoded by the exons atggaggcggcggcggtcgTGGGTTTGGGCGCGGGCTCGGGTGCGGGCCTGACCAGGTggcaggcggcggcgctggcggcggTGGCCGGGTGGGTGTGGGCGGCCTCCTTCTACGACCTCACGCGCCGGACGCGCGCGCTCGTCCAACCGTGGGTCACGCGCCGGGTGCACGCCGAGACGGCGGCCATCCTCAGGTTCCAG AGGTTGTTGGAGCACAAGTTGTTGGACAATTTCTTCTCTGTGCTGTCATGCGTTGTCTCCGTGCCCTTCTACACGGGAttcctccctctcctcttctgg AGTGGACACGGCAAGCTGGCTAGGCAGATGACCCTCCTCATGGCTTTCTGTGATTACCTCGGCAACTCTGTCAAG GATATGGTGTCAGCCCCTCGGCCATGCTCTCCTCCTGTTAGAAGAGTGACAGCTACAGAAGATGAGAAGGAAAATGCCATGGAATATGGGCTGCCATCATCGCATGCTCTCAACACTGTTTGTTTGATGGG ATATTTATTACATTATGTCCTCACATATGGAGAACATGGCAGTGTTATAGTTGCTGCGGGTTTATCTCTAGCTTTCGTACTTGTTACGCTAGTTGCCATTG CGAGGATATATTTGGGTATGCACAGCTTGACCGATGTTGTTGCTGGAATTGGTTTTGGTATTGTCATCCTTGCATTCTGGTTGGTCGTCGATGACCATGTTGATGCCTTCATTGTCTCTGGGAAAAATG TTGCAACCTTCTGGGCAGGCCTTTCTCTATTGATGTGCTTTGCATATCCGAAGCCAGAATTCCCTACTCCTAGCTTTGATTACCACGCAGCATTCAACGGAGTCGCTTTCGGAATT GTGTACGGCATCCAACAAACCTACTTCCACTTCCACACCCCTGATGCCCCCCTCATCTTCAGCGCTCAGTTGCCCCTCCGCACATTCGCCGGTCGCGTCCTCGTTGGGATCCCAACCATCCTGGTCGTGAAATTCTGCAGCAAAGCCCTCTCCAAGTGGCTGCTGCCCGTTATGTGCAGCACCCTGGGCATCCCCATTGTGTCGTCTTGCTACGTCCCTGCCCTGAAAGTCGACAGCAGCAGCAAGAACAAGCAGGTTGCCGGGTACCTCCAGCGGCTGTTCTCCCACTTCCCCCAGAAGGCGTACGACGTGGACACAGGCATCAGGTTCGTTCAGTACTCCGGCCTCGCGTGGTCCGTGGTTGACTTGGTGCCGGCCATATTCGCCCATCTGAACTTGTAG